Proteins from a genomic interval of Denticeps clupeoides chromosome 20, fDenClu1.1, whole genome shotgun sequence:
- the anxa14 gene encoding annexin A2 isoform X2, translating to MGAEISKPEDMSWGTLGSLRPSPNFQAGRDVERIQDALAQKDAGSLVRILTNRNNAQRQDIMRIFSSATQKDLKAELKTVVSGDLETLMLNLMMTPEQFDAQRLRRAMEGLGTDEETVLEVLCTRTPEQLRKVTAAYKTQYNRDLEKDLISETSGDFTKLLLALLKEYGKGNIDQDVNHLSKELSNKKSDSAPWIEILTTKNPQHLANVMDTLEAERDQRVDEALQKHFGGLLSGDLKLGLKTLVRWVQNPGVYLAQRLQSMKGGVVQDVLVSHCEEDLLRIRVAYLKETGTSLYSSLQKHFKGDVQTVLLALCGAED from the exons ATGGGAGCAGAGATAAGCAAG CCTGAAGACATGTCGTGGGGAACCCTGGGTTCACTGCGGCCCTCCCCCAACTTCCAAGCGGGGAGGGACGTGGAAAGGATCCAGGACGCGCTGGCGCAGAAAG acgCAGGGTCTCTGGTGAGGATCCTAACAAACCGCAACAACGCTCAAAGGCAGGACATCATGAGGATCTTCTCCTCTGCTACACAGAAG GATCTGAAAGCTGAGCTGAAAACGGTGGTGTCAGGAGACTTGGAGACCCTGATGTTGAACCTCATGATGACCCCGGAACAATTCGATGCCCAGCGGCTTCGTCGGGCCATGGAG GGCTTGGGGACGGATGAGGAGACTGTGCTGGAGGTTCTATGCACCAGGACGCCCGAACAGCTCCGCAAGGTCACTGCAGCCTACAAAACAC AATACAATCGAGACTTGGAGAAGGACCTGATTAGCGAGACCAGTGGAGACTTCACCAAGCTCCTCCTGGCTTTGCTGAAG GAATATGGCAAAGGTAACATTGACCAGGATGTTAAT CATCTTTCAAAAGAGCTCAGCAATAAGAAAAGTGATTCGGCACCATGGATTGAGATTCTCACCACAAAGAACCCACAGCATCTTGCCAATG TGATGGACACACTGGAAGCTGAGAGGGACCAGAGGGTGGATGAAGCGCTGCAGAAACATTTTGGAGGACTGTTGTCTGGAGACCTGAAGCTGGGGTTAAAGACGcttg TCCGGTGGGTACAGAATCCAGGTGTTTACTTGGCCCAGCGTCTTCAGTCCATGAAG ggTGGTGTGGTCCAGGATGTTCTTGTGTCACATTGTGAAGAAGATTTGCTGAGAATCAGAGTAGCCTACCTGAAAGAAACCGGCACCTCCCTCTACTCATCTTTACAG aagcatTTTAAAGGAGATGTCCAGACTGTTCTGCTAGCGTTATGTGGAGCAGAAGATTGA
- the anxa14 gene encoding annexin A2 isoform X1, protein MGAEISKPEDMSWGTLGSLRPSPNFQAGRDVERIQDALAQKDAGSLVRILTNRNNAQRQDIMRIFSSATQKDLKAELKTVVSGDLETLMLNLMMTPEQFDAQRLRRAMEGLGTDEETVLEVLCTRTPEQLRKVTAAYKTQYNRDLEKDLISETSGDFTKLLLALLKKEYGKGNIDQDVNHLSKELSNKKSDSAPWIEILTTKNPQHLANVMDTLEAERDQRVDEALQKHFGGLLSGDLKLGLKTLVRWVQNPGVYLAQRLQSMKGGVVQDVLVSHCEEDLLRIRVAYLKETGTSLYSSLQKHFKGDVQTVLLALCGAED, encoded by the exons ATGGGAGCAGAGATAAGCAAG CCTGAAGACATGTCGTGGGGAACCCTGGGTTCACTGCGGCCCTCCCCCAACTTCCAAGCGGGGAGGGACGTGGAAAGGATCCAGGACGCGCTGGCGCAGAAAG acgCAGGGTCTCTGGTGAGGATCCTAACAAACCGCAACAACGCTCAAAGGCAGGACATCATGAGGATCTTCTCCTCTGCTACACAGAAG GATCTGAAAGCTGAGCTGAAAACGGTGGTGTCAGGAGACTTGGAGACCCTGATGTTGAACCTCATGATGACCCCGGAACAATTCGATGCCCAGCGGCTTCGTCGGGCCATGGAG GGCTTGGGGACGGATGAGGAGACTGTGCTGGAGGTTCTATGCACCAGGACGCCCGAACAGCTCCGCAAGGTCACTGCAGCCTACAAAACAC AATACAATCGAGACTTGGAGAAGGACCTGATTAGCGAGACCAGTGGAGACTTCACCAAGCTCCTCCTGGCTTTGCTGAAG AAGGAATATGGCAAAGGTAACATTGACCAGGATGTTAAT CATCTTTCAAAAGAGCTCAGCAATAAGAAAAGTGATTCGGCACCATGGATTGAGATTCTCACCACAAAGAACCCACAGCATCTTGCCAATG TGATGGACACACTGGAAGCTGAGAGGGACCAGAGGGTGGATGAAGCGCTGCAGAAACATTTTGGAGGACTGTTGTCTGGAGACCTGAAGCTGGGGTTAAAGACGcttg TCCGGTGGGTACAGAATCCAGGTGTTTACTTGGCCCAGCGTCTTCAGTCCATGAAG ggTGGTGTGGTCCAGGATGTTCTTGTGTCACATTGTGAAGAAGATTTGCTGAGAATCAGAGTAGCCTACCTGAAAGAAACCGGCACCTCCCTCTACTCATCTTTACAG aagcatTTTAAAGGAGATGTCCAGACTGTTCTGCTAGCGTTATGTGGAGCAGAAGATTGA